In Electrophorus electricus isolate fEleEle1 chromosome 14, fEleEle1.pri, whole genome shotgun sequence, a single window of DNA contains:
- the arhgap44 gene encoding rho GTPase-activating protein 44 isoform X6 has translation MKKQFNRMRQLANQTVGRAEKTEVLSDDLLQVEKRLELVKQVSHNAHKKLTACLQGQQGVDMDKRSLRSPSKKLALTTLAQCLMEGATILGDDSLLGKMLQMCGETQDHLAQELLLFEGQIDRDVIEPLYELAEVEIPNIQKQRKHLAKLVLDMDSARTRWHQCSKSSALSKEQAMGAKVEAVREEMEEAANRMEICRDQLSADMYSFVAKEIDYANYFQMLIEVQAEYHRKSLELLKNILPQIKAHQEAWVEKPCFGKPLEEHLKVSGREIAFPIEACVTMLLEWGLQEEGLFRVAPSASKLKKLKASLDCGVLDVQEYSTDPHAIAGALKSYLRELPEPLMTSELYDEWIQASNVQEQDKQLQALLLVCEKLPKSNNSNFRYLIKFLAKLSEYEDVNKMSPGNMAIVLGPNLLWPHTEGSITDMMTTVSLQIVRIVEPIIQHADWFFPGEIEFNLTGNYGSPMHTNHNANYSPMPSPDMDQSDYKQIEQGRRPLSVATDNMMLEFYRKDGSIRKIQSMGVRVMDPSWISRRGNPAHPQSSSTPHSVQPTTPPPDSPITEQPGELVTSPSPVPSPNSNDRTSVLKSKEPSPVLGQRFGQAISPSGGQIQLSDQNPYPLRKAKKLVSILPKAPHCQSIGVAELSPAQSSPISLSPTPPNTPSLYSFSYAQTYSTVNSPGHAAYSAQTSSPSALSSPPSLAGTPPKTRPAIKPPRQRPSLPPPEPPSPTPGTSPQPLEPNAASLLDGLSQGESMSTAV, from the exons GGCTGAAAAAACTGAGGTGTTAAGTGATGATTTACtgcag GTTGAGAAGCGTTTGGAACTGGTAAAACAGGTATCTCACAACGCACATAAGAAGCTGACAGCATGTCTCCAGGGGCAACAAGGAGTCGATATGGATAAGAGGTCTTTGCGATCTCCTTCG AAAAAACTGGCACTAACAACACTGGCGCAATGCCTTATGGAAGGAGCAACTATTCTGGGGGATGACTCACTGTTGGG GAAGATGCTACAGATGTGTGGGGAGACACAGGACCATCTGGCTCAGGAGCTTCTGCTGTTCGAAGGCCAAATTGACAGAGATGTCATAGAGCCACTCTACGAACTTgccgag GTTGAAATTCCCAATATCcaaaaacagaggaaacactTAGCCAAGCTGGTGCTGGATATGGACTCTGCACGGACACG ATGGCACCAGTGCTCCAAGTCTTCAGCTTTGTCTAAAGAACAGGCTATGGGAGCCAAGGTTGAGGCCGTCAgggaagagatggaggaggCAGCCAATCGCATGGAGATctgcagg gATCAGCTGTCAGCAGACATGTACAGTTTTGTGGCCAAAGAAATCGACTATGCAAACTACTTCCagatg TTGATTGAGGTGCAAGCAGAGTACCACAGAAAATCCTTGGAGTTGCTCAAGAACATTCTTCCTCAGATTAAAGCACACCAAG AGGCATGGGTGGAGAAGCCATGCTTTGGGAAACccctggaggaacacctgaAAGTGAGTGGCCGTGAGATCGCCTTCCCTATCGAGGCCTGTGTCACCATGCTGCTTGAGTGGGGTCTGCAGGAGGAG GGCCTTTTCCGCGTGGCACCATCAGCATCTAAGCTAAAGAAGCTGAAGGCATCACTGGACTGTGGCGTGTTAGACGTCCAGGAGTACTCCACCGACCCACATGCCATTGCTG GTGCACTGAAATCATATCTGCGGGAGCTTCCTGAGCCACTGATGACCTCAGAACTTTATGATGAGTGGATACAAGCATCCAA TGTCCAGGAGCAGGACAAGCAGCTGCAGGCCCTGCTGCTGGTGTGTGAGAAACTGCCAAAGTCCAACAACAGCAACTTCAG ATATTTAATAAAGTTCCTTGCCAAACTGAGTGAATATGAGGATGTTAATAAGATGAGTCCTGGGAACATGGCCATCGTCTTGGGTCCCAACCTGCTGTGGCCTCACACTGAGGG GAGTATTACTGATATGATGACCACTGTCTCACTGCAGATTGTGAGAATCGTCGAACCCATCATCCAGCATGCTGATTGGTTTTTCCCCGGGG AGATTGAGTTTAATTTAACAGGAAACTATGGCAGTCCTATGCACACCAATCACAATGCTAACTACAGCCCAATGCCCTCCCCTGACATGGACCAATCAGATTACAAGCAAATTGAACAAGGGAGACGCCCACTAAGCGTTGCCACAGACAACATGATGCTTGAATTTTACAGGAAAGATGG CAGCATTAGGAAAATACAGAG TATGGGCGTGCGTGTGATGGACCCCTCCTGGATTTCTCGGAGAGGAAATCCAGCTCATCCACAGAGCTCATCCACACCTCACAGTGTGCAACCTACCACCCCTCCCCCTGATTcaccaatcacagagcagcCTGGGGAGTTGGTaacctccccctccccagtTCCATCCCCTAATAGCAATGATAGGACCAG tGTGCTGAAGAGTAAGGAGCCTTCACCTGTACTTGGCCAAAGATTTGGTCAAGCAATATCGCCCTCTGGTGGGCAGATACAGCTATCTGACCAGAACCCCTACCCACTCCGCAAAG CTAAGAAACTGGTCTCGATCCTACCTAAGGCTCCACACTGTCAATCCATTGGTGTAGCAGAACTGTCTCCTGCTCAGTCTTCTCCCATTAGTCTGTCGCCCACACCGCCCAATACACCCTCTCTGTATAGCTTTAGCTACGCACAGACCTACTCTACGGTTAACTCACCTGGTCATGCTGCTTACAGTGCCCAGACCTCCAGCCCCTCTGCACTGTCTTCCCCACCCTCGCTCGCAGGCACTCCCCCCAAGACCCGACCTGCCATCAAACCCCCACGGCAAAGACCCTCTCTGCCACCACCTGAGCCACCCAGCCCCACTCCAGGAACCAGCCCCCAGCCTCTGGAGCCCAATGCTGCTTCCTTGCTGGATGGACTGTCCCAAGGGGAAAGCATGTCCACAG CTGTATGA
- the arhgap44 gene encoding rho GTPase-activating protein 44 isoform X2 has product MKKQFNRMRQLANQTVGRAEKTEVLSDDLLQVEKRLELVKQVSHNAHKKLTACLQGQQGVDMDKRSLRSPSKKLALTTLAQCLMEGATILGDDSLLGKMLQMCGETQDHLAQELLLFEGQIDRDVIEPLYELAEVEIPNIQKQRKHLAKLVLDMDSARTRWHQCSKSSALSKEQAMGAKVEAVREEMEEAANRMEICRDQLSADMYSFVAKEIDYANYFQMLIEVQAEYHRKSLELLKNILPQIKAHQEAWVEKPCFGKPLEEHLKVSGREIAFPIEACVTMLLEWGLQEEGLFRVAPSASKLKKLKASLDCGVLDVQEYSTDPHAIAGALKSYLRELPEPLMTSELYDEWIQASNVQEQDKQLQALLLVCEKLPKSNNSNFRYLIKFLAKLSEYEDVNKMSPGNMAIVLGPNLLWPHTEGSITDMMTTVSLQIVRIVEPIIQHADWFFPGEIEFNLTGNYGSPMHTNHNANYSPMPSPDMDQSDYKQIEQGRRPLSVATDNMMLEFYRKDGIRKIQSMGVRVMDPSWISRRGNPAHPQSSSTPHSVQPTTPPPDSPITEQPGELVTSPSPVPSPNSNDRTSVLKSKEPSPVLGQRFGQAISPSGGQIQLSDQNPYPLRKAKKLVSILPKAPHCQSIGVAELSPAQSSPISLSPTPPNTPSLYSFSYAQTYSTVNSPGHAAYSAQTSSPSALSSPPSLAGTPPKTRPAIKPPRQRPSLPPPEPPSPTPGTSPQPLEPNAASLLDGLSQGESMSTDSLGSLDIPIVNLGDFHSEGTDDPIRIFVADSESNSSIDSSEESESTAL; this is encoded by the exons GGCTGAAAAAACTGAGGTGTTAAGTGATGATTTACtgcag GTTGAGAAGCGTTTGGAACTGGTAAAACAGGTATCTCACAACGCACATAAGAAGCTGACAGCATGTCTCCAGGGGCAACAAGGAGTCGATATGGATAAGAGGTCTTTGCGATCTCCTTCG AAAAAACTGGCACTAACAACACTGGCGCAATGCCTTATGGAAGGAGCAACTATTCTGGGGGATGACTCACTGTTGGG GAAGATGCTACAGATGTGTGGGGAGACACAGGACCATCTGGCTCAGGAGCTTCTGCTGTTCGAAGGCCAAATTGACAGAGATGTCATAGAGCCACTCTACGAACTTgccgag GTTGAAATTCCCAATATCcaaaaacagaggaaacactTAGCCAAGCTGGTGCTGGATATGGACTCTGCACGGACACG ATGGCACCAGTGCTCCAAGTCTTCAGCTTTGTCTAAAGAACAGGCTATGGGAGCCAAGGTTGAGGCCGTCAgggaagagatggaggaggCAGCCAATCGCATGGAGATctgcagg gATCAGCTGTCAGCAGACATGTACAGTTTTGTGGCCAAAGAAATCGACTATGCAAACTACTTCCagatg TTGATTGAGGTGCAAGCAGAGTACCACAGAAAATCCTTGGAGTTGCTCAAGAACATTCTTCCTCAGATTAAAGCACACCAAG AGGCATGGGTGGAGAAGCCATGCTTTGGGAAACccctggaggaacacctgaAAGTGAGTGGCCGTGAGATCGCCTTCCCTATCGAGGCCTGTGTCACCATGCTGCTTGAGTGGGGTCTGCAGGAGGAG GGCCTTTTCCGCGTGGCACCATCAGCATCTAAGCTAAAGAAGCTGAAGGCATCACTGGACTGTGGCGTGTTAGACGTCCAGGAGTACTCCACCGACCCACATGCCATTGCTG GTGCACTGAAATCATATCTGCGGGAGCTTCCTGAGCCACTGATGACCTCAGAACTTTATGATGAGTGGATACAAGCATCCAA TGTCCAGGAGCAGGACAAGCAGCTGCAGGCCCTGCTGCTGGTGTGTGAGAAACTGCCAAAGTCCAACAACAGCAACTTCAG ATATTTAATAAAGTTCCTTGCCAAACTGAGTGAATATGAGGATGTTAATAAGATGAGTCCTGGGAACATGGCCATCGTCTTGGGTCCCAACCTGCTGTGGCCTCACACTGAGGG GAGTATTACTGATATGATGACCACTGTCTCACTGCAGATTGTGAGAATCGTCGAACCCATCATCCAGCATGCTGATTGGTTTTTCCCCGGGG AGATTGAGTTTAATTTAACAGGAAACTATGGCAGTCCTATGCACACCAATCACAATGCTAACTACAGCCCAATGCCCTCCCCTGACATGGACCAATCAGATTACAAGCAAATTGAACAAGGGAGACGCCCACTAAGCGTTGCCACAGACAACATGATGCTTGAATTTTACAGGAAAGATGG CATTAGGAAAATACAGAG TATGGGCGTGCGTGTGATGGACCCCTCCTGGATTTCTCGGAGAGGAAATCCAGCTCATCCACAGAGCTCATCCACACCTCACAGTGTGCAACCTACCACCCCTCCCCCTGATTcaccaatcacagagcagcCTGGGGAGTTGGTaacctccccctccccagtTCCATCCCCTAATAGCAATGATAGGACCAG tGTGCTGAAGAGTAAGGAGCCTTCACCTGTACTTGGCCAAAGATTTGGTCAAGCAATATCGCCCTCTGGTGGGCAGATACAGCTATCTGACCAGAACCCCTACCCACTCCGCAAAG CTAAGAAACTGGTCTCGATCCTACCTAAGGCTCCACACTGTCAATCCATTGGTGTAGCAGAACTGTCTCCTGCTCAGTCTTCTCCCATTAGTCTGTCGCCCACACCGCCCAATACACCCTCTCTGTATAGCTTTAGCTACGCACAGACCTACTCTACGGTTAACTCACCTGGTCATGCTGCTTACAGTGCCCAGACCTCCAGCCCCTCTGCACTGTCTTCCCCACCCTCGCTCGCAGGCACTCCCCCCAAGACCCGACCTGCCATCAAACCCCCACGGCAAAGACCCTCTCTGCCACCACCTGAGCCACCCAGCCCCACTCCAGGAACCAGCCCCCAGCCTCTGGAGCCCAATGCTGCTTCCTTGCTGGATGGACTGTCCCAAGGGGAAAGCATGTCCACAG ATTCTCTGGGCAGCTTGGACATTCCTATCGTTAATTTGGGTGACTTTCACAGTGAGGGCACTGACGACCCCATCAGGATTTTTGTGGCAGATTCTGAGTCTAACAGCAGCATTGATTCTTCGGAGGAGTCGGAGAGCACTGCTCTATGA
- the arhgap44 gene encoding rho GTPase-activating protein 44 isoform X4 yields the protein MKKQFNRMRQLANQTVGRAEKTEVLSDDLLQVEKRLELVKQVSHNAHKKLTACLQGQQGVDMDKRSLRSPSKKLALTTLAQCLMEGATILGDDSLLGKMLQMCGETQDHLAQELLLFEGQIDRDVIEPLYELAEVEIPNIQKQRKHLAKLVLDMDSARTRWHQCSKSSALSKEQAMGAKVEAVREEMEEAANRMEICRDQLSADMYSFVAKEIDYANYFQMLIEVQAEYHRKSLELLKNILPQIKAHQEAWVEKPCFGKPLEEHLKVSGREIAFPIEACVTMLLEWGLQEEGLFRVAPSASKLKKLKASLDCGVLDVQEYSTDPHAIAGALKSYLRELPEPLMTSELYDEWIQASNVQEQDKQLQALLLVCEKLPKSNNSNFRYLIKFLAKLSEYEDVNKMSPGNMAIVLGPNLLWPHTEGSITDMMTTVSLQIVRIVEPIIQHADWFFPGEIEFNLTGNYGSPMHTNHNANYSPMPSPDMDQSDYKQIEQGRRPLSVATDNMMLEFYRKDGMGVRVMDPSWISRRGNPAHPQSSSTPHSVQPTTPPPDSPITEQPGELVTSPSPVPSPNSNDRTSVLKSKEPSPVLGQRFGQAISPSGGQIQLSDQNPYPLRKAKKLVSILPKAPHCQSIGVAELSPAQSSPISLSPTPPNTPSLYSFSYAQTYSTVNSPGHAAYSAQTSSPSALSSPPSLAGTPPKTRPAIKPPRQRPSLPPPEPPSPTPGTSPQPLEPNAASLLDGLSQGESMSTDSLGSLDIPIVNLGDFHSEGTDDPIRIFVADSESNSSIDSSEESESTAL from the exons GGCTGAAAAAACTGAGGTGTTAAGTGATGATTTACtgcag GTTGAGAAGCGTTTGGAACTGGTAAAACAGGTATCTCACAACGCACATAAGAAGCTGACAGCATGTCTCCAGGGGCAACAAGGAGTCGATATGGATAAGAGGTCTTTGCGATCTCCTTCG AAAAAACTGGCACTAACAACACTGGCGCAATGCCTTATGGAAGGAGCAACTATTCTGGGGGATGACTCACTGTTGGG GAAGATGCTACAGATGTGTGGGGAGACACAGGACCATCTGGCTCAGGAGCTTCTGCTGTTCGAAGGCCAAATTGACAGAGATGTCATAGAGCCACTCTACGAACTTgccgag GTTGAAATTCCCAATATCcaaaaacagaggaaacactTAGCCAAGCTGGTGCTGGATATGGACTCTGCACGGACACG ATGGCACCAGTGCTCCAAGTCTTCAGCTTTGTCTAAAGAACAGGCTATGGGAGCCAAGGTTGAGGCCGTCAgggaagagatggaggaggCAGCCAATCGCATGGAGATctgcagg gATCAGCTGTCAGCAGACATGTACAGTTTTGTGGCCAAAGAAATCGACTATGCAAACTACTTCCagatg TTGATTGAGGTGCAAGCAGAGTACCACAGAAAATCCTTGGAGTTGCTCAAGAACATTCTTCCTCAGATTAAAGCACACCAAG AGGCATGGGTGGAGAAGCCATGCTTTGGGAAACccctggaggaacacctgaAAGTGAGTGGCCGTGAGATCGCCTTCCCTATCGAGGCCTGTGTCACCATGCTGCTTGAGTGGGGTCTGCAGGAGGAG GGCCTTTTCCGCGTGGCACCATCAGCATCTAAGCTAAAGAAGCTGAAGGCATCACTGGACTGTGGCGTGTTAGACGTCCAGGAGTACTCCACCGACCCACATGCCATTGCTG GTGCACTGAAATCATATCTGCGGGAGCTTCCTGAGCCACTGATGACCTCAGAACTTTATGATGAGTGGATACAAGCATCCAA TGTCCAGGAGCAGGACAAGCAGCTGCAGGCCCTGCTGCTGGTGTGTGAGAAACTGCCAAAGTCCAACAACAGCAACTTCAG ATATTTAATAAAGTTCCTTGCCAAACTGAGTGAATATGAGGATGTTAATAAGATGAGTCCTGGGAACATGGCCATCGTCTTGGGTCCCAACCTGCTGTGGCCTCACACTGAGGG GAGTATTACTGATATGATGACCACTGTCTCACTGCAGATTGTGAGAATCGTCGAACCCATCATCCAGCATGCTGATTGGTTTTTCCCCGGGG AGATTGAGTTTAATTTAACAGGAAACTATGGCAGTCCTATGCACACCAATCACAATGCTAACTACAGCCCAATGCCCTCCCCTGACATGGACCAATCAGATTACAAGCAAATTGAACAAGGGAGACGCCCACTAAGCGTTGCCACAGACAACATGATGCTTGAATTTTACAGGAAAGATGG TATGGGCGTGCGTGTGATGGACCCCTCCTGGATTTCTCGGAGAGGAAATCCAGCTCATCCACAGAGCTCATCCACACCTCACAGTGTGCAACCTACCACCCCTCCCCCTGATTcaccaatcacagagcagcCTGGGGAGTTGGTaacctccccctccccagtTCCATCCCCTAATAGCAATGATAGGACCAG tGTGCTGAAGAGTAAGGAGCCTTCACCTGTACTTGGCCAAAGATTTGGTCAAGCAATATCGCCCTCTGGTGGGCAGATACAGCTATCTGACCAGAACCCCTACCCACTCCGCAAAG CTAAGAAACTGGTCTCGATCCTACCTAAGGCTCCACACTGTCAATCCATTGGTGTAGCAGAACTGTCTCCTGCTCAGTCTTCTCCCATTAGTCTGTCGCCCACACCGCCCAATACACCCTCTCTGTATAGCTTTAGCTACGCACAGACCTACTCTACGGTTAACTCACCTGGTCATGCTGCTTACAGTGCCCAGACCTCCAGCCCCTCTGCACTGTCTTCCCCACCCTCGCTCGCAGGCACTCCCCCCAAGACCCGACCTGCCATCAAACCCCCACGGCAAAGACCCTCTCTGCCACCACCTGAGCCACCCAGCCCCACTCCAGGAACCAGCCCCCAGCCTCTGGAGCCCAATGCTGCTTCCTTGCTGGATGGACTGTCCCAAGGGGAAAGCATGTCCACAG ATTCTCTGGGCAGCTTGGACATTCCTATCGTTAATTTGGGTGACTTTCACAGTGAGGGCACTGACGACCCCATCAGGATTTTTGTGGCAGATTCTGAGTCTAACAGCAGCATTGATTCTTCGGAGGAGTCGGAGAGCACTGCTCTATGA
- the arhgap44 gene encoding rho GTPase-activating protein 44 isoform X8 → MKKQFNRMRQLANQTVGRAEKTEVLSDDLLQVEKRLELVKQVSHNAHKKLTACLQGQQGVDMDKRSLRSPSKKLALTTLAQCLMEGATILGDDSLLGKMLQMCGETQDHLAQELLLFEGQIDRDVIEPLYELAEVEIPNIQKQRKHLAKLVLDMDSARTRWHQCSKSSALSKEQAMGAKVEAVREEMEEAANRMEICRDQLSADMYSFVAKEIDYANYFQMLIEVQAEYHRKSLELLKNILPQIKAHQEAWVEKPCFGKPLEEHLKVSGREIAFPIEACVTMLLEWGLQEEGLFRVAPSASKLKKLKASLDCGVLDVQEYSTDPHAIAGALKSYLRELPEPLMTSELYDEWIQASNVQEQDKQLQALLLVCEKLPKSNNSNFRYLIKFLAKLSEYEDVNKMSPGNMAIVLGPNLLWPHTEGSITDMMTTVSLQIVRIVEPIIQHADWFFPGEIEFNLTGNYGSPMHTNHNANYSPMPSPDMDQSDYKQIEQGRRPLSVATDNMMLEFYRKDGSIRKIQSMGVRVMDPSWISRRGNPAHPQSSSTPHSVQPTTPPPDSPITEQPGELVTSPSPVPSPNSNDRTSVLKSKEPSPVLGQRFGQAISPSGGQIQLSDQNPYPLRKVPRPPAPLHCLPHPRSQALPPRPDLPSNPHGKDPLCHHLSHPAPLQEPAPSLWSPMLLPCWMDCPKGKACPQLYETRLFM, encoded by the exons GGCTGAAAAAACTGAGGTGTTAAGTGATGATTTACtgcag GTTGAGAAGCGTTTGGAACTGGTAAAACAGGTATCTCACAACGCACATAAGAAGCTGACAGCATGTCTCCAGGGGCAACAAGGAGTCGATATGGATAAGAGGTCTTTGCGATCTCCTTCG AAAAAACTGGCACTAACAACACTGGCGCAATGCCTTATGGAAGGAGCAACTATTCTGGGGGATGACTCACTGTTGGG GAAGATGCTACAGATGTGTGGGGAGACACAGGACCATCTGGCTCAGGAGCTTCTGCTGTTCGAAGGCCAAATTGACAGAGATGTCATAGAGCCACTCTACGAACTTgccgag GTTGAAATTCCCAATATCcaaaaacagaggaaacactTAGCCAAGCTGGTGCTGGATATGGACTCTGCACGGACACG ATGGCACCAGTGCTCCAAGTCTTCAGCTTTGTCTAAAGAACAGGCTATGGGAGCCAAGGTTGAGGCCGTCAgggaagagatggaggaggCAGCCAATCGCATGGAGATctgcagg gATCAGCTGTCAGCAGACATGTACAGTTTTGTGGCCAAAGAAATCGACTATGCAAACTACTTCCagatg TTGATTGAGGTGCAAGCAGAGTACCACAGAAAATCCTTGGAGTTGCTCAAGAACATTCTTCCTCAGATTAAAGCACACCAAG AGGCATGGGTGGAGAAGCCATGCTTTGGGAAACccctggaggaacacctgaAAGTGAGTGGCCGTGAGATCGCCTTCCCTATCGAGGCCTGTGTCACCATGCTGCTTGAGTGGGGTCTGCAGGAGGAG GGCCTTTTCCGCGTGGCACCATCAGCATCTAAGCTAAAGAAGCTGAAGGCATCACTGGACTGTGGCGTGTTAGACGTCCAGGAGTACTCCACCGACCCACATGCCATTGCTG GTGCACTGAAATCATATCTGCGGGAGCTTCCTGAGCCACTGATGACCTCAGAACTTTATGATGAGTGGATACAAGCATCCAA TGTCCAGGAGCAGGACAAGCAGCTGCAGGCCCTGCTGCTGGTGTGTGAGAAACTGCCAAAGTCCAACAACAGCAACTTCAG ATATTTAATAAAGTTCCTTGCCAAACTGAGTGAATATGAGGATGTTAATAAGATGAGTCCTGGGAACATGGCCATCGTCTTGGGTCCCAACCTGCTGTGGCCTCACACTGAGGG GAGTATTACTGATATGATGACCACTGTCTCACTGCAGATTGTGAGAATCGTCGAACCCATCATCCAGCATGCTGATTGGTTTTTCCCCGGGG AGATTGAGTTTAATTTAACAGGAAACTATGGCAGTCCTATGCACACCAATCACAATGCTAACTACAGCCCAATGCCCTCCCCTGACATGGACCAATCAGATTACAAGCAAATTGAACAAGGGAGACGCCCACTAAGCGTTGCCACAGACAACATGATGCTTGAATTTTACAGGAAAGATGG CAGCATTAGGAAAATACAGAG TATGGGCGTGCGTGTGATGGACCCCTCCTGGATTTCTCGGAGAGGAAATCCAGCTCATCCACAGAGCTCATCCACACCTCACAGTGTGCAACCTACCACCCCTCCCCCTGATTcaccaatcacagagcagcCTGGGGAGTTGGTaacctccccctccccagtTCCATCCCCTAATAGCAATGATAGGACCAG tGTGCTGAAGAGTAAGGAGCCTTCACCTGTACTTGGCCAAAGATTTGGTCAAGCAATATCGCCCTCTGGTGGGCAGATACAGCTATCTGACCAGAACCCCTACCCACTCCGCAAAG TGCCCAGACCTCCAGCCCCTCTGCACTGTCTTCCCCACCCTCGCTCGCAGGCACTCCCCCCAAGACCCGACCTGCCATCAAACCCCCACGGCAAAGACCCTCTCTGCCACCACCTGAGCCACCCAGCCCCACTCCAGGAACCAGCCCCCAGCCTCTGGAGCCCAATGCTGCTTCCTTGCTGGATGGACTGTCCCAAGGGGAAAGCATGTCCACAG CTGTATGAGACCAGACTTTTTATGTGA